The following proteins are encoded in a genomic region of Drosophila bipectinata strain 14024-0381.07 chromosome XL, DbipHiC1v2, whole genome shotgun sequence:
- the LOC108120512 gene encoding axoneme-associated protein mst101(2)-like isoform X1, with amino-acid sequence MNPRRKKGNLLKAMDKKDKAHRAASNNDATIPQSEIKDPVSDNHTRPGQQIKEVASQLEPMTKTKTSPVGALEGGPKDEIKDSLQPKQMMTKRLVKEKKDASKPKKAETKKAKEPRPSEDLSPSTSAQVVRNLGIARSPSQEREERNQKKIHEAAELKRKEAEALLEEKALERRHQVREWLIKKALEDKDRVLTRAQLEDKLKGKTLEEQIKKLLHRRLKNKLAIEKKRLEELGCEMAGGDHEPRQDTTTNQGDHQEEVPKSCTPQTEMDALVDGPADKKKAPVATKGNIKKKDALQMLATNPPANHPPSPSGSSKKLVVQRRKRMMKSRRSSSYGARSKASGARSNNTLNDSSDSGDDEKGSVVSTSSDEVAIEEPEVPKNSCIPVPIRTVRKTAPDVESACNGHKRLCGGDNGGGMPPLQKDNLIAGLSELIQFKKTKCPALTKDEETQKEVTESLKTQMAICARRLISILKTNKEEGYNSGLVDVAEIPVDGYDIDLINKLLAIARRINQYVGVFVTKCPTSSVKWRASLEMNIRYHDLVECEAQLMADVNQLTMNEAVVQWWWICCRSIYLLRDLYIAFGDKKMVLIVETIRTIDWFYMQCSSQKDYYQTV; translated from the exons atgAATCCAAGGCGTAAAAAGGGAAATCTTTTGAAAGCTATGGATAAAAAGGATAAAGCCCATCGGGCTGCCTCTAATAACGACGCGACTATTCCG CAGTCGGAAATAAAGGATCCGGTAAGCGATAATCATACTAGGCCAGGACAACAAATCAAAGAAGTGGCTTCCCAGCTGGAGCCCATGACTAAGACTAAGACTAGTCCAGTTGGTGCTCTAGAGGGAGGCCCTAAGGATGAGATAAAAGACTCTTTGCAGCCAAAGCAAATGATGACTAAGCGTTTAGTTAAAGAGAAGAAAGACGCTTCCAAGCCTAAGAAGGCTGAAACTAAAAAGGCCAAAGAGCCACGTCCCTCAGAGGACCTCTCGCCCAGCACCAGCGCCCAGGTTGTAAGGAATCTAGGAATCGCTCGAAGCCCCTCCCAGGAGCGCGAAGAAAGAAATCAGAAGAAGATTCACGAGGCCGCCGAGCTGAAGCGAAAGGAGGCCGAGGCTCTCTTGGAGGAGAAGGCCTTGGAGCGACGCCACCAAGTCCGCGAGTGGTTGATCAAAAAGGCTCTGGAGGACAAGGATAGGGTCCTGACTCGCGCCCAGCTGGAGGATAAGCTGAAGGGCAAGACCCTTGAAGAGCAAATAAAGAAGCTACTGCACCGGCGGCTGAAGAACAAGCTGGCCATCGAGAAGAAGCGCCTGGAGGAGCTTGGATGCGAGATGGCGGGAGGAGATCATGAGCCGCGACAGGACACGACGACCAACCAAGGAGATCATCAGGAGGAAGTGCCA AAATCGTGCACTCCACAAACCGAAATGGATGCTTTAGTCGACGGCCCTGCCGACAAGAAGAAGGCCCCGGTGGCCACCAAGGGAAATATCAAGAAGAAGGACGCCCTCCAGATGCTGGCCACCAATCCGCCGGCCAACCACCCACCCTCACCGTCAGGAAGTTCCAAGAAGCTGGTGGTGCAACGTCGCAAGCGAATGATGAAGAGTCGCCGCAGCTCCAGCTACGGAGCCCGATCCAAGGCCAGTGGTGCTCGCTCTAACAACACGTTGAATGATTCCTCCGATTCCGGTGATGATGAAAAGGGCTCGGTAGTAAGTACTTCGAGTGATGAGGTGGCTATCGAAGAGCCAGAGGTCCCCAAGAATTCATGTATTCCGGTGCCGATCCGCACCGTCCGTAAGACTGCCCCCGACGTGGAGTCGGCTTGCAATGGACACAAGCGCCTCTGTGGCGGCGATAATGGCGGCGGAATGCCCCCCCTACAAAAGGATAACCTGATTGCCGGATTGAGTGAACTGATCCAGTTCAAGAAGACCAAGTGCCCAGCTCTCACTAAAGATGAGGAGACACAGAAGGAAGTGACCGAAAGCCTCAAAACCCAGATGGCCATTTGTGCTCGACGCCTGATCTCCATCCTGAAGACCAACAAGGAGGAGGGCTATAATTCGGGGCTCGTGGACGTTGCTGAAATCCCGGTCGATGGCTATGATATC GATCTGATTAACAAGCTACTGGCTATTGCTCGTCGAATCAACCAGTATGTTGGTGTATTTGTGACCAAGTGTCCCACCTCTTCCGTCAAGTGGCGGGCTTCCTTGGAAATGAACATTCGCTACCACGACCTGGTCGAGTGCGAGGCCCAGCTGATGGCCGATGTTAACCAGCTGACGATGAACGAGGCGGTGGTGCAGTGGTGGTGGATCTGCTGCCGTTCCATCTACTTGCTGAGGGATTTATACATTGCGTTTGGAGACAAGAAGATGGTACTAATCGTGGAGACCATTAGGACCATCGACTGGTTCTACATGCAGTGTTCTAGCCAGAAGGACTATTACCAAACGGTTTAA
- the LOC108120512 gene encoding axoneme-associated protein mst101(2)-like isoform X2, which produces MNPRRKKGNLLKAMDKKDKAHRAASNNDATIPSEIKDPVSDNHTRPGQQIKEVASQLEPMTKTKTSPVGALEGGPKDEIKDSLQPKQMMTKRLVKEKKDASKPKKAETKKAKEPRPSEDLSPSTSAQVVRNLGIARSPSQEREERNQKKIHEAAELKRKEAEALLEEKALERRHQVREWLIKKALEDKDRVLTRAQLEDKLKGKTLEEQIKKLLHRRLKNKLAIEKKRLEELGCEMAGGDHEPRQDTTTNQGDHQEEVPKSCTPQTEMDALVDGPADKKKAPVATKGNIKKKDALQMLATNPPANHPPSPSGSSKKLVVQRRKRMMKSRRSSSYGARSKASGARSNNTLNDSSDSGDDEKGSVVSTSSDEVAIEEPEVPKNSCIPVPIRTVRKTAPDVESACNGHKRLCGGDNGGGMPPLQKDNLIAGLSELIQFKKTKCPALTKDEETQKEVTESLKTQMAICARRLISILKTNKEEGYNSGLVDVAEIPVDGYDIDLINKLLAIARRINQYVGVFVTKCPTSSVKWRASLEMNIRYHDLVECEAQLMADVNQLTMNEAVVQWWWICCRSIYLLRDLYIAFGDKKMVLIVETIRTIDWFYMQCSSQKDYYQTV; this is translated from the exons atgAATCCAAGGCGTAAAAAGGGAAATCTTTTGAAAGCTATGGATAAAAAGGATAAAGCCCATCGGGCTGCCTCTAATAACGACGCGACTATTCCG TCGGAAATAAAGGATCCGGTAAGCGATAATCATACTAGGCCAGGACAACAAATCAAAGAAGTGGCTTCCCAGCTGGAGCCCATGACTAAGACTAAGACTAGTCCAGTTGGTGCTCTAGAGGGAGGCCCTAAGGATGAGATAAAAGACTCTTTGCAGCCAAAGCAAATGATGACTAAGCGTTTAGTTAAAGAGAAGAAAGACGCTTCCAAGCCTAAGAAGGCTGAAACTAAAAAGGCCAAAGAGCCACGTCCCTCAGAGGACCTCTCGCCCAGCACCAGCGCCCAGGTTGTAAGGAATCTAGGAATCGCTCGAAGCCCCTCCCAGGAGCGCGAAGAAAGAAATCAGAAGAAGATTCACGAGGCCGCCGAGCTGAAGCGAAAGGAGGCCGAGGCTCTCTTGGAGGAGAAGGCCTTGGAGCGACGCCACCAAGTCCGCGAGTGGTTGATCAAAAAGGCTCTGGAGGACAAGGATAGGGTCCTGACTCGCGCCCAGCTGGAGGATAAGCTGAAGGGCAAGACCCTTGAAGAGCAAATAAAGAAGCTACTGCACCGGCGGCTGAAGAACAAGCTGGCCATCGAGAAGAAGCGCCTGGAGGAGCTTGGATGCGAGATGGCGGGAGGAGATCATGAGCCGCGACAGGACACGACGACCAACCAAGGAGATCATCAGGAGGAAGTGCCA AAATCGTGCACTCCACAAACCGAAATGGATGCTTTAGTCGACGGCCCTGCCGACAAGAAGAAGGCCCCGGTGGCCACCAAGGGAAATATCAAGAAGAAGGACGCCCTCCAGATGCTGGCCACCAATCCGCCGGCCAACCACCCACCCTCACCGTCAGGAAGTTCCAAGAAGCTGGTGGTGCAACGTCGCAAGCGAATGATGAAGAGTCGCCGCAGCTCCAGCTACGGAGCCCGATCCAAGGCCAGTGGTGCTCGCTCTAACAACACGTTGAATGATTCCTCCGATTCCGGTGATGATGAAAAGGGCTCGGTAGTAAGTACTTCGAGTGATGAGGTGGCTATCGAAGAGCCAGAGGTCCCCAAGAATTCATGTATTCCGGTGCCGATCCGCACCGTCCGTAAGACTGCCCCCGACGTGGAGTCGGCTTGCAATGGACACAAGCGCCTCTGTGGCGGCGATAATGGCGGCGGAATGCCCCCCCTACAAAAGGATAACCTGATTGCCGGATTGAGTGAACTGATCCAGTTCAAGAAGACCAAGTGCCCAGCTCTCACTAAAGATGAGGAGACACAGAAGGAAGTGACCGAAAGCCTCAAAACCCAGATGGCCATTTGTGCTCGACGCCTGATCTCCATCCTGAAGACCAACAAGGAGGAGGGCTATAATTCGGGGCTCGTGGACGTTGCTGAAATCCCGGTCGATGGCTATGATATC GATCTGATTAACAAGCTACTGGCTATTGCTCGTCGAATCAACCAGTATGTTGGTGTATTTGTGACCAAGTGTCCCACCTCTTCCGTCAAGTGGCGGGCTTCCTTGGAAATGAACATTCGCTACCACGACCTGGTCGAGTGCGAGGCCCAGCTGATGGCCGATGTTAACCAGCTGACGATGAACGAGGCGGTGGTGCAGTGGTGGTGGATCTGCTGCCGTTCCATCTACTTGCTGAGGGATTTATACATTGCGTTTGGAGACAAGAAGATGGTACTAATCGTGGAGACCATTAGGACCATCGACTGGTTCTACATGCAGTGTTCTAGCCAGAAGGACTATTACCAAACGGTTTAA